The following coding sequences are from one Streptomyces sp. NBC_01294 window:
- a CDS encoding SDR family NAD(P)-dependent oxidoreductase, with the protein MGKLDGRVVVITGAARGQGEQEARLFAAEGAKVLLGDVLDEQGAAVAKDIGEDRARYVRMDVSREEDWAAAIATAKDAFGPVNGLVNNAGILRFNELTATPLEEFQQVVQVNQVGAFLGIKSVAPEIEAAGGGTIVNTSSYTGLTGMAYVGTYAATKAAILGLTRVAALELAGKGIRVNAMCPGAVDTPMANPGLLDPANMTDEARDAMAELYKRVVPMGRVGQPEEIARLALFLTADDSSYITGQPFVIDGGWMAGVSIL; encoded by the coding sequence ATGGGCAAGCTGGACGGGCGCGTCGTCGTCATCACCGGCGCGGCACGAGGCCAGGGCGAGCAGGAGGCCCGCCTCTTCGCCGCGGAGGGGGCCAAGGTGCTGCTCGGCGACGTGCTGGACGAGCAGGGCGCCGCGGTGGCCAAGGACATCGGCGAGGACCGGGCGCGGTACGTACGGATGGACGTGAGCCGCGAGGAGGACTGGGCCGCGGCGATCGCCACGGCCAAGGATGCCTTCGGCCCGGTGAACGGCCTGGTCAACAACGCGGGGATCCTGCGCTTCAACGAGCTGACCGCGACCCCGCTGGAGGAGTTCCAGCAGGTGGTCCAGGTCAACCAGGTGGGCGCCTTCCTCGGCATCAAGTCGGTGGCCCCCGAGATCGAGGCGGCCGGCGGCGGCACCATCGTCAACACCTCCTCGTACACGGGCCTGACGGGCATGGCGTACGTCGGCACCTACGCCGCGACCAAGGCGGCCATCCTCGGCCTCACCCGCGTGGCCGCGCTGGAGCTGGCGGGCAAGGGGATCCGGGTCAACGCGATGTGCCCGGGCGCCGTGGACACCCCGATGGCCAATCCCGGCCTGCTGGACCCGGCGAACATGACCGACGAGGCCAGGGACGCGATGGCGGAGCTCTACAAGCGGGTGGTCCCGATGGGGCGGGTGGGGCAGCCGGAGGAGATCGCCAGGCTGGCGCTCTTCCTGACCGCGGACGACTCCTCGTACATCACCGGCCAGCCGTTCGTGATCGACGGTGGCTGGATGGCGGGCGTCAGCATCCTGTAG
- a CDS encoding LLM class flavin-dependent oxidoreductase, producing the protein MEFGLFVQGYVPEARSKVDPEAEHKALIEETEYVIQADKSGFKYAWASEHHFLEEYSHLSANEVFLGYLAHATERIHLGSGIFNPLAPVNHPVKVAEKVTMLDHLSKGRFEFGTGRGAGSHEILGFLPGIEDMNGTKEIWEETIAEFPKMFLQEEYEGFQGKHWSLPPRKIFPKPYGKAHPAMWYAAGSPSSYAMAAKKGLGVLGFSVQKVSDMEWVLDQYKTAIREAKAIGAFVNDNVMVTSTAICAETHDKAVEIAVNANMNRFQSLVFRYHDTFPRPEAIPQWPEILPEYNAEIIELLIAEELLICGDPSEVRAQCKRWEQAGADQLSFGLPTGVSYEDTMTTIKLIGEHVIPHIDTDPVHRTTRFRESA; encoded by the coding sequence TTGGAATTCGGGCTCTTTGTGCAGGGATACGTGCCTGAGGCGCGGTCCAAGGTCGACCCCGAGGCAGAGCACAAGGCGCTGATCGAGGAGACCGAGTACGTCATCCAGGCGGACAAGTCAGGCTTCAAGTACGCCTGGGCCTCCGAGCACCACTTCCTGGAGGAGTACTCGCACCTGTCGGCGAACGAGGTGTTCCTCGGGTACCTCGCCCACGCCACCGAGCGCATCCACCTCGGCTCCGGCATCTTCAACCCGCTCGCCCCGGTGAACCACCCGGTCAAGGTGGCCGAGAAGGTCACCATGCTCGACCACCTCTCCAAGGGCCGCTTCGAGTTCGGCACCGGCCGCGGCGCGGGCAGCCACGAGATCCTCGGCTTCCTGCCCGGCATCGAGGACATGAACGGCACCAAGGAGATCTGGGAGGAGACCATCGCGGAGTTCCCCAAGATGTTCCTCCAGGAGGAATACGAGGGGTTCCAGGGCAAGCACTGGTCGCTGCCGCCGCGGAAGATCTTCCCCAAGCCGTACGGGAAGGCGCACCCGGCCATGTGGTACGCCGCCGGCTCCCCGTCCTCGTACGCGATGGCGGCGAAGAAGGGCCTCGGCGTGCTGGGCTTCAGCGTGCAGAAGGTCTCCGACATGGAGTGGGTCCTCGACCAGTACAAGACGGCCATCCGGGAGGCGAAGGCGATAGGCGCCTTCGTCAACGACAACGTCATGGTCACCTCGACCGCGATCTGCGCCGAGACGCACGACAAGGCCGTCGAGATCGCCGTCAACGCCAACATGAACCGCTTCCAGTCGCTGGTCTTCCGCTACCACGACACCTTCCCGCGGCCCGAGGCGATCCCGCAGTGGCCCGAGATCCTGCCGGAGTACAACGCGGAGATCATCGAGCTGCTCATCGCCGAGGAACTGCTGATCTGCGGCGACCCGTCGGAGGTCCGCGCCCAGTGCAAGCGCTGGGAGCAGGCGGGCGCGGACCAGCTCTCCTTCGGTCTGCCGACCGGGGTCTCGTACGAGGACACGATGACCACGATCAAGCTGATCGGCGAGCACGTGATCCCGCACATCGACACGGACCCGGTCCACCGCACGACCCGCTTCCGGGAATCCGCGTAG
- a CDS encoding N-acyl-D-amino-acid deacylase family protein: MLDHLIKGATVVDGTGAPARIADLGIRDGRIAVIAEPGTVTEEARTTEDATGLVLTPGFIDPHTHYDAQLFWDPYATPSMNHGVTTVAGGNCGFTLAPLHPDRPQDADYTRRMMSKVEGMALKALEEGVDWTWSTFGEYLDALDGRIAVNAGFMVGHCALRRHVMGEDAVGGQPTPEQMQQMLDLFHDAMNAGAWGLSTTQSSTHSDGAGAPVASRHAKPAELLALSRAVAEHEGTQLEAIVAGCLDQFSDEEIDLFVDMSAAAGRPLNWNVLTVDASVPERVPRQLIPSERARKAGGRIVALTMPILTPMNMSLGTFCALNLIPGWGEILGLPVPERIEKLRDAGVRAEMLRRADSKEAGVFRRLANFGRYVIGDTYSKENEGLSGRVVNDIAAERGQDAFHCLVEICANDDLRTVLWPMPTDNDPASWTLRAETWQHEDVMLGGSDAGAHLDRMCGAPYTTRFLGDCLRGRKLVPLEQAVRMLTDDPARLFGLRERGRLAEGHHADLVLFDPERIEAGPATLVHDLPGDSPRLDARAIGIVSVRVNGVETIRDDEITGAIPGIVLRSGRDTRTVSTR, encoded by the coding sequence ATGCTCGACCACCTGATCAAGGGCGCGACCGTCGTGGACGGCACCGGCGCCCCCGCCCGCATCGCAGACCTCGGGATACGGGACGGGCGGATAGCCGTCATCGCAGAGCCCGGCACCGTCACGGAAGAGGCCCGCACCACCGAGGACGCCACCGGCCTCGTCCTCACCCCCGGCTTCATCGACCCCCACACGCACTACGACGCCCAGCTCTTCTGGGACCCGTACGCCACGCCCTCCATGAACCACGGCGTGACCACCGTCGCCGGCGGCAACTGCGGCTTCACCCTGGCCCCGCTCCACCCGGACCGCCCGCAGGACGCCGACTACACGCGCCGCATGATGAGCAAGGTCGAGGGCATGGCCCTCAAGGCCCTGGAGGAGGGCGTCGACTGGACCTGGTCCACCTTCGGCGAGTACCTCGACGCGCTCGACGGCCGGATCGCCGTCAACGCCGGGTTCATGGTCGGCCACTGCGCCCTGCGCCGGCACGTCATGGGCGAGGACGCCGTCGGCGGCCAGCCCACCCCCGAGCAGATGCAGCAGATGCTCGACCTCTTCCACGACGCCATGAACGCCGGCGCCTGGGGCCTGTCCACCACCCAGTCCTCCACCCACTCCGACGGCGCCGGCGCCCCCGTCGCCTCCCGGCACGCCAAGCCGGCCGAACTCCTCGCCCTCTCCCGCGCGGTCGCCGAACACGAGGGCACCCAGCTCGAAGCGATCGTCGCCGGCTGCCTCGACCAGTTCTCCGACGAGGAGATCGACCTCTTCGTCGACATGAGCGCGGCCGCCGGACGGCCGCTGAACTGGAACGTCCTCACCGTCGACGCCTCCGTCCCCGAACGGGTCCCGCGCCAGCTCATCCCCAGCGAGCGCGCCCGCAAGGCCGGCGGCCGGATCGTCGCGCTGACGATGCCGATCCTCACCCCCATGAACATGTCCCTCGGCACCTTCTGCGCCCTCAACCTCATCCCCGGCTGGGGCGAGATCCTCGGCCTGCCCGTCCCCGAGCGGATCGAGAAGCTGCGCGACGCCGGCGTACGGGCCGAGATGCTGCGCCGCGCGGACAGCAAGGAGGCCGGGGTCTTCCGGCGCCTCGCGAACTTCGGGCGGTACGTCATCGGGGACACGTACAGCAAGGAGAACGAGGGCCTCTCCGGCCGGGTCGTGAACGACATCGCGGCCGAGCGCGGCCAGGACGCCTTCCACTGCCTGGTGGAGATCTGCGCCAACGACGACCTGCGCACGGTGCTCTGGCCGATGCCCACCGACAACGACCCGGCGAGCTGGACCCTGCGCGCCGAGACCTGGCAGCACGAGGACGTCATGCTGGGCGGCTCCGACGCGGGCGCCCACCTGGACCGGATGTGCGGGGCCCCGTACACGACCCGCTTCCTCGGCGACTGCCTGCGCGGCCGCAAGCTGGTGCCGCTGGAGCAGGCGGTACGGATGCTCACCGACGACCCGGCCCGGCTGTTCGGGCTGCGCGAGCGCGGCCGCCTCGCCGAGGGCCACCACGCTGACCTGGTCCTCTTCGACCCGGAACGCATCGAGGCGGGACCCGCGACCCTGGTCCACGACCTGCCCGGGGACAGCCCCCGGCTCGACGCGCGCGCCATCGGCATCGTCTCGGTACGGGTCAACGGCGTGGAGACCATCCGCGACGACGAGATCACGGGGGCGATCCCCGGGATCGTGCTCCGGTCGGGCCGTGACACGAGGACGGTGAGCACCCGGTGA
- a CDS encoding aldehyde dehydrogenase family protein has translation MTDAQAQKLYIGGEWVEPAGGHYEVVAPADESVVGLAPEASRAQVEEAARAAAEAFESWSRTKPEARAAILDRAADIMQREFEPWTALARAETGAPTGIARGMQVGVGVARFRRYAKGALEPVEKGLPPQVTEAGPMGKASILGALEVRQPVGVVTCITSYNNPWANPAGKVAPALAMGNTVVVKPAPQDPLSVFKMAAALAEAGVPAGVVNVVNGQSVEVGEAAVDSPDVDMVSFTGSTAVGRRIAEVCGRSMKRQLMELGGKGAAIVFEDADLDAAVMGIGTTFSFYSGQICTAPTRVIVHRSVYEQLVEKLTGYLAFMKVGDPAAAGTVVGPVISAAHRDRVESYIELGKKEGARIAHGGERPVVGDGRGFYVAPTLLVDCTNDMRVVREEIFGPVVVVVPFDGDEEEAVRLANDSDFGLLNYVWSGDSARAFRVARRLRAGGIGVNTIGRNMEAPFGGFKRSGVGRDVGSYALHAYSEIQSIVWTA, from the coding sequence GTGACGGACGCCCAGGCGCAGAAGCTCTACATCGGCGGGGAGTGGGTGGAGCCGGCGGGCGGCCACTACGAGGTGGTCGCCCCGGCGGACGAGTCGGTGGTGGGCCTGGCCCCCGAGGCCTCGCGCGCGCAGGTCGAGGAGGCGGCGCGCGCCGCGGCCGAGGCCTTCGAGAGCTGGTCGCGTACGAAGCCCGAGGCGCGGGCGGCGATCCTCGACCGGGCCGCGGACATCATGCAGCGGGAGTTCGAGCCGTGGACGGCGCTGGCCCGGGCCGAGACGGGCGCGCCGACCGGGATCGCCCGCGGCATGCAGGTCGGGGTCGGGGTCGCCCGCTTCCGGCGGTACGCGAAGGGCGCGCTGGAGCCGGTGGAGAAGGGGCTGCCGCCGCAGGTGACGGAGGCCGGCCCGATGGGGAAGGCGTCGATCCTGGGCGCGCTGGAGGTCCGCCAGCCGGTCGGGGTCGTCACCTGCATCACCTCGTACAACAACCCGTGGGCGAACCCGGCGGGCAAGGTGGCCCCGGCCCTGGCCATGGGCAACACGGTCGTGGTCAAGCCGGCCCCGCAGGACCCGCTGTCGGTGTTCAAGATGGCCGCGGCGCTCGCGGAGGCCGGGGTGCCGGCGGGCGTGGTGAACGTGGTGAACGGGCAGTCGGTGGAGGTCGGAGAGGCCGCCGTCGACTCCCCGGACGTGGACATGGTGTCCTTCACCGGCTCCACGGCCGTCGGCCGGCGCATCGCGGAGGTCTGTGGGCGGAGCATGAAGCGGCAGCTGATGGAGCTGGGCGGCAAGGGCGCGGCGATCGTCTTCGAGGACGCCGACCTGGACGCGGCGGTCATGGGCATCGGCACCACCTTCTCCTTCTACTCCGGACAGATCTGCACGGCCCCGACCCGGGTGATCGTCCACCGGTCGGTGTACGAACAGCTCGTGGAGAAGCTGACCGGCTACCTGGCCTTCATGAAGGTCGGCGACCCGGCGGCGGCCGGCACGGTGGTGGGGCCGGTGATCTCGGCGGCCCACCGGGACCGCGTGGAGTCCTACATCGAGCTGGGGAAGAAGGAGGGCGCGCGGATCGCCCACGGCGGCGAGCGCCCGGTGGTGGGGGACGGCCGCGGCTTCTACGTGGCCCCGACCCTCCTCGTGGACTGCACGAACGACATGCGGGTGGTCCGCGAGGAGATCTTCGGCCCGGTGGTCGTGGTGGTCCCCTTCGACGGGGATGAGGAAGAGGCGGTCCGGCTGGCCAACGACAGCGACTTCGGGCTGCTGAACTACGTGTGGTCGGGGGACTCGGCGCGCGCGTTCCGCGTGGCGCGGAGGCTGCGGGCGGGCGGGATCGGTGTGAACACCATCGGCCGCAACATGGAGGCTCCGTTCGGCGGCTTCAAGCGCAGCGGAGTCGGGCGCGACGTGGGCTCGTACGCCCTGCACGCGTACAGCGAGATCCAGTCGATCGTCTGGACGGCGTAG
- a CDS encoding DNA alkylation repair protein: MPTADELLSAETVRTLARLLARAGGRRSAPALRARADALDGLSYSGRVAAVRDAVLADLPADWPGFEAVVRTALADPGFEGWMTFPVNEAVAARGLEVFEPGLTLLHDLTSRLTAESAVRPFLRADPARALAVVQKWTDDPDPHVRRLASEGTRPRLPWAPQLPAFVADPRPALPVLDALYRDESEYVRRSVSNHLNDISRDHPALAVETAARWLAEPAGTTDRVVRHGLRTLVKAGRPEALTLLGHSPDVPVSVRGPVVTTPRVAVGEYLVFGYAVTNTGVLPAELVVDYVVHHTKANGTRTPKVFKLVTRALGPGETLTGTKRHSFKPITTRRYHSGDHLVQLQINGRVRGEAVFSLDAG, from the coding sequence ATGCCCACGGCCGATGAGCTCCTCAGCGCGGAAACCGTCCGTACCCTGGCCCGGCTGCTCGCCCGCGCGGGCGGCCGCCGGTCCGCACCCGCCCTGCGCGCCCGCGCCGACGCGCTCGACGGGCTGTCCTACAGCGGCCGCGTCGCCGCCGTCCGCGACGCCGTCCTCGCCGACCTCCCCGCGGACTGGCCCGGCTTCGAGGCCGTCGTCCGCACCGCCCTCGCCGACCCCGGCTTCGAGGGCTGGATGACCTTCCCCGTCAACGAGGCCGTCGCCGCCCGCGGGCTGGAGGTCTTCGAGCCCGGGCTGACGCTGCTGCACGACCTCACCTCCCGGCTGACCGCCGAATCCGCCGTACGGCCCTTCCTGCGCGCCGACCCGGCCCGCGCCCTGGCCGTCGTACAGAAGTGGACGGACGACCCGGACCCGCACGTACGCCGCCTCGCCAGCGAGGGCACGCGGCCCCGGCTGCCGTGGGCCCCGCAGCTGCCCGCCTTCGTCGCCGACCCGCGCCCGGCCCTGCCGGTGCTGGACGCCCTCTACCGCGACGAGTCCGAATACGTCCGCCGCTCCGTCTCCAACCACCTCAACGACATCAGCCGGGACCACCCCGCGCTCGCCGTCGAGACCGCGGCCCGCTGGCTGGCCGAGCCCGCCGGTACGACGGACCGCGTCGTACGCCACGGCCTGCGCACGCTCGTCAAGGCCGGCCGGCCCGAGGCGCTGACCCTGCTCGGGCACTCCCCGGACGTGCCGGTCTCCGTGCGCGGGCCGGTGGTCACCACCCCGCGCGTCGCCGTCGGCGAGTACCTCGTCTTCGGCTACGCGGTCACCAACACCGGCGTGCTCCCGGCCGAGCTGGTGGTCGACTACGTCGTGCACCACACGAAGGCGAACGGCACCCGCACCCCCAAGGTGTTCAAACTCGTCACCCGCGCCCTGGGCCCCGGCGAAACCCTCACCGGCACCAAGCGCCACTCCTTCAAACCGATCACCACCCGCCGCTACCACTCCGGCGACCACCTGGTGCAGCTCCAGATCAACGGCCGGGTCCGCGGCGAGGCCGTTTTCTCACTGGACGCCGGATGA
- a CDS encoding APC family permease, with translation MTQLDVRPQAGDTVSGVAEGDVRGKGLGKGSVGLVGSAVIGISTVAPVYCLTSTLGSTAGEVGMQMPAIFLAGFLPMLLVAFAYRELNKAMPDCGTSFTWTVKAFGPRIGWMCGWGLVIATIIVLSNLAGVATSYFWLLAGEITNNPSIAALDDNKLVHIATCLTLIAVATAISYRGMTATKGVQYALVGLQLVVLAVFVAMAFQKASAGTFDTGLDFSWSWMNPFAVESMAAFTAGLSLSIFMYWGWDACLATNEETTGSTKTPGRASLIAMVVLVGSYLATGVAAQMAVGAGGEGLGLANEETSGNVFAALAGPVMGPVLGILLFVAVLASAAASLQTTFIPVARTVLAMSAYEALPPSYAKVHPKFKTPGRATIMAGAATGAFYTVMTLVSENVLTDTIFALGLMICFYYSLTAFACAWYFRGELRRSSRDLFFKGVFPVLGGLLLAAVFFKTLYDMLDPAYGSGSTVLGVGSVFVIGVGLLALGLVIMFVTERRSPAFFRGQVLTKSTPALVVED, from the coding sequence ATGACTCAGCTGGACGTTCGGCCTCAGGCCGGAGACACGGTAAGCGGCGTCGCCGAGGGCGACGTTCGCGGCAAGGGCCTCGGAAAGGGGTCCGTCGGCCTGGTGGGAAGCGCCGTCATCGGCATCTCCACCGTCGCCCCCGTCTACTGCCTGACCTCGACGCTCGGCTCCACCGCCGGTGAAGTCGGCATGCAGATGCCCGCGATCTTCCTCGCCGGCTTCCTGCCGATGCTCCTGGTCGCCTTCGCGTACCGCGAGCTCAACAAGGCCATGCCGGACTGCGGCACCTCCTTCACCTGGACCGTCAAGGCCTTCGGCCCGCGGATCGGCTGGATGTGCGGCTGGGGCCTGGTGATCGCCACGATCATCGTGCTCTCCAACCTCGCGGGCGTCGCCACCTCCTACTTCTGGCTGCTGGCCGGCGAGATCACGAACAATCCGTCGATCGCCGCCCTGGACGACAACAAGCTCGTCCACATCGCCACCTGCCTGACCCTGATCGCCGTCGCGACCGCCATCAGCTACCGCGGCATGACGGCGACCAAGGGCGTCCAGTACGCGCTGGTCGGCCTCCAGCTCGTCGTGCTCGCCGTCTTCGTCGCCATGGCCTTCCAGAAGGCCTCCGCCGGAACCTTCGACACCGGCCTGGACTTCTCCTGGTCCTGGATGAACCCCTTCGCGGTCGAGTCCATGGCGGCCTTCACCGCCGGACTCTCGCTCTCGATCTTCATGTACTGGGGCTGGGACGCGTGCCTGGCCACCAACGAGGAGACCACCGGCTCCACGAAGACCCCGGGCCGCGCCTCCCTCATCGCGATGGTCGTCCTGGTCGGCTCCTACCTCGCCACCGGCGTCGCCGCCCAGATGGCCGTCGGCGCGGGCGGCGAAGGCCTCGGCCTCGCCAACGAGGAGACCTCCGGCAACGTCTTCGCGGCCCTCGCCGGCCCCGTGATGGGACCGGTGCTCGGCATCCTGCTCTTCGTGGCCGTCCTGGCCTCCGCCGCGGCGTCCCTGCAGACCACCTTCATCCCGGTGGCCCGCACGGTCCTCGCCATGTCGGCCTACGAGGCCCTGCCGCCCTCCTACGCCAAGGTCCACCCGAAGTTCAAGACCCCGGGCCGCGCCACGATCATGGCGGGCGCCGCCACCGGTGCCTTCTACACCGTGATGACCCTGGTCAGCGAGAACGTCCTGACCGACACGATCTTCGCGCTCGGCCTGATGATCTGCTTCTACTACTCGCTGACCGCCTTCGCCTGCGCCTGGTACTTCCGCGGCGAGCTGCGCCGCTCCTCCCGTGACCTCTTCTTCAAGGGCGTCTTCCCGGTCCTGGGCGGACTGCTGCTGGCCGCGGTCTTCTTCAAGACCCTTTACGACATGTTGGACCCGGCCTACGGCTCCGGCTCCACCGTCCTCGGCGTCGGCAGCGTCTTCGTCATCGGCGTCGGCCTGCTGGCCCTCGGCCTGGTGATCATGTTCGTCACCGAGCGCCGCAGCCCCGCCTTCTTCCGCGGCCAGGTCCTGACGAAGTCCACCCCGGCCCTGGTGGTCGAGGACTGA
- a CDS encoding bestrophin-like domain, translated as MILWLLNHLSTFVIAVLLVGGLTALAVAGSLAARRRFPHLAQGDHNEMVGVALGMFGAIYGIILAFVVVTLWTQLENTQNIVAAEATDLALVVRSADAFPPADRAKVHEAVSAYAHAVVEVQWPLMREGRPSYDATGAQTHALYQALQAYEPKGVRAETFYAEAVTRLNDVAAQRRARITMAETSLPVLLQVLVYGGAFVMVPLTFLFGLRSLKMQLLFVSAVAGLIGFSLLLVVALDRPFAGDLSVSPAPYKEAALAQFWAAGP; from the coding sequence ATGATCCTCTGGTTGCTCAATCACCTCAGCACGTTCGTCATCGCCGTCCTCCTCGTGGGCGGTCTCACCGCCCTCGCCGTGGCCGGCAGCCTGGCGGCCCGGCGCCGCTTCCCGCACCTGGCCCAGGGGGACCACAACGAGATGGTCGGGGTCGCGCTCGGCATGTTCGGCGCGATCTACGGGATCATCCTCGCCTTCGTCGTCGTCACGCTCTGGACGCAGCTGGAGAACACCCAGAACATCGTCGCCGCCGAGGCCACCGACCTGGCCCTCGTCGTGCGCAGCGCCGACGCCTTCCCCCCGGCCGACCGGGCGAAGGTGCACGAGGCGGTGAGCGCGTACGCGCACGCCGTCGTCGAGGTGCAGTGGCCCCTGATGCGCGAGGGGCGGCCGAGCTACGACGCGACCGGGGCGCAGACCCACGCCCTGTACCAGGCCCTCCAGGCGTACGAGCCGAAGGGCGTCCGGGCCGAGACCTTCTACGCCGAGGCGGTCACCCGCCTCAACGACGTCGCCGCGCAGCGCCGCGCGCGCATCACGATGGCCGAGACCTCGCTGCCGGTCCTGCTGCAGGTGCTGGTGTACGGGGGCGCGTTCGTGATGGTCCCGCTCACCTTTCTGTTCGGGCTGCGCAGCCTGAAGATGCAGCTGCTCTTCGTGTCGGCGGTGGCCGGGCTGATCGGCTTCAGCCTGCTCCTGGTGGTGGCACTGGACCGCCCCTTCGCGGGCGACCTGAGCGTGAGCCCGGCGCCGTACAAGGAGGCGGCCCTGGCACAGTTCTGGGCCGCCGGCCCGTGA
- a CDS encoding VOC family protein has translation MIDSRTHVRVARPSLDLEAAERFYVDGLGLEVQWRSSGSVPGEHDLLMVGPAGGGWHFELTRDASNPVLPAPTVDDLFVLYLGEAPDEALVRRLAEHGGTRVASHNPYWDEYGVTVADPDGYRLVLCSRTWGRA, from the coding sequence ATGATCGATTCGCGTACCCACGTCCGTGTCGCCCGGCCCTCGCTCGATCTGGAGGCCGCCGAGCGGTTCTACGTCGACGGGCTCGGGCTGGAGGTGCAGTGGCGGAGCAGCGGGAGCGTGCCCGGGGAGCACGACCTGCTGATGGTCGGGCCGGCCGGGGGCGGGTGGCACTTCGAGCTCACCCGTGACGCCTCGAACCCGGTCCTGCCCGCGCCCACCGTCGACGACCTGTTCGTGCTCTACCTCGGCGAGGCGCCCGACGAGGCCTTGGTCCGGCGCCTCGCCGAGCACGGCGGGACCCGCGTCGCGTCGCACAACCCGTACTGGGACGAGTACGGCGTCACCGTCGCCGACCCCGACGGCTACCGGCTCGTGCTCTGCTCCCGCACCTGGGGCCGGGCCTGA
- a CDS encoding LLM class F420-dependent oxidoreductase, protein MRIATTIFLTDRTVSPVRLARSLEERGFSGLYLPEHTHIPVDRVTAAPMGGELPEMYGRTLDPFVALGQASAVTERLQLGTGITLVSQHDPIDLAKQVATLDHLSHGRFTLGIGYGWNVEEAADHGVDWRTRRELVRDRMALMRALWAPEPTAYVGQYSSVQASSAYPKPVQAPRELGPGAPLYGPRTLIGGAAGPKLFAAIADHADGWLPIGGGGLGESLPVLRQVWETAGRDPKSLQVVPYAVRPTPGKLSHYADLGIEEVVLQLPSASKPEVLRTLDDFAQYL, encoded by the coding sequence ATGCGGATCGCCACGACCATCTTCCTCACCGACCGCACCGTCTCCCCCGTGCGCCTGGCCCGCAGCCTGGAGGAGCGCGGGTTCTCCGGCCTCTACCTGCCGGAGCACACCCACATCCCGGTCGACCGCGTCACCGCCGCCCCCATGGGCGGCGAGCTCCCCGAGATGTACGGACGCACCCTCGACCCCTTCGTGGCCCTCGGCCAGGCCTCCGCCGTGACCGAGCGGCTCCAGCTCGGCACCGGCATCACGCTGGTCTCCCAGCATGACCCGATCGACCTGGCGAAGCAGGTCGCCACCCTGGACCACCTCTCCCACGGCCGCTTCACGCTGGGCATCGGCTACGGCTGGAACGTCGAGGAGGCCGCCGACCACGGCGTCGACTGGCGCACCCGCCGCGAACTGGTCCGCGACCGGATGGCCCTGATGCGCGCCCTGTGGGCCCCCGAGCCCACGGCGTACGTCGGCCAGTACTCCTCCGTCCAGGCCAGCAGCGCCTACCCCAAGCCGGTCCAGGCCCCGCGCGAACTCGGCCCCGGCGCCCCCCTGTACGGCCCCCGCACCCTGATCGGCGGCGCGGCCGGCCCGAAGCTCTTCGCCGCCATCGCCGACCACGCCGACGGCTGGCTCCCGATCGGCGGTGGCGGCCTCGGCGAGTCCCTGCCGGTGCTGCGCCAGGTCTGGGAGACCGCCGGGCGCGACCCGAAATCCCTCCAGGTGGTGCCGTACGCCGTCCGGCCCACCCCCGGCAAGCTCAGCCACTACGCCGACCTCGGCATCGAGGAGGTCGTCCTGCAGCTCCCGTCGGCGTCGAAGCCCGAAGTGCTGCGCACCCTGGACGACTTCGCCCAGTACCTCTGA